The region TCCTCAGTATTCCAACCTCTTGGAAGCTTACATGGATTGccaaaaggtatatatatatatatatatatatgtctatatatatatattcaccgACCACACAGTCTACATTAGAACATTAAAGTTGGATGAATACACATAGAAGGGAACCAAAGGGGATCACTCGAGTACTTAGAATATTGGTCCTGATGTCTCTTGAGGTATCAGGTCCGACGCCCGACTTTATCCTATTAATATGGAGGGAGCGCTTTGAACGGTATATCGGGATCTAATAATCCCGAACTCTcggttataaaaaaaaaaaagaaaaaagaaaattatgtatatatatatatatacacatagaaGGTTGATCAAGCctctttatctttcttttggTGTAACAAAAACAGGTGGGTGCTCCGGCTGAAGTGGTGGCTCGGCTCTCAGCCGCCCGCCAGGAGTATGAGGCGCGGCAACGATCGTCGGTGACTTCAAGAGAGACTTCGAAGGACCCAGAACTCGATCAGTTCATGGTGATTAATTCCGCCACTCTTCCCCATAACTTGATGATTTTAATTAAGCTgtcaattttggaaaaaaaaacaagcatcTTTATTATCTTAACGAAATTTGGGATGGCAAATCAGGAAGCCTATTATGACATGCTAGTGAAATATCGGGATGAACTAGCGAGGCCTATGCAAGAGGCAATGGATTTCATGCGTAGAATCGAAACTCAGCTCAATATGCTTAGCAATGGTCCCGTTCGAATCTTCTCCTCTGGTATTCCTCTTTCCATTTTTATATCTATCTACCTTACCTATATTAACATAtgcctatttttattttatttatttttatttttatttttatttaatttctcttGGCAACTGAAGATACGTATTTTATTTCACTTCTTAACGTTTTCAATGAGTGAAACTTTGAACCCGATAACGCCTTCCACTAGTGAAGGAGAAATAGATCGTCTATCTGTGTCAGGAGTGGCTTAGCGAAACCCTAATGACGAGACCGGCCAATttatattggattttttttttattattattatttaaaaaatcccATAAAGTGACGAAGACTAAGCGCACTTGTATGGTTGTAGAAACAACAATGATGAAACACACACGTTCGCTTCTGTAATGGGTTGGCTTTTACAGTTTTACACGGTCTGAGGATTCTGACAAATCATTCTTATTAGGGTTTCTTACCGAAAATCAAGGCTGTTATCTTTTTCTCATCGGCTAAGTAAATCACTGACTCTTATTCTATAGCTTTCCGTGATAAAATCTGACTCTGATTGTTGTCATTTCCCTGATTGTCTTAGACCAAAATTGGACCCTCTCTCTTTACTagctaaaaaaaagtaaaagtaaaaaataaaaaaaaataaaatatatatataggcataggATGCTGTTCAGCTCATTTGGTAGTGTACCCCTTGCATATAGCTTGCACGGTCTTGTCAGAAAATATAAATCTTTATTAATGTccatgttattatatatatatatacgggttttgttttctttttcgcCCCATTCGTAAATCCAGAGTTGTATTTCTGGTCAACCATATTAAACATGAAcaaggagaattttttttttattttttattttttatttttattctttttgctattttaatGCTGGttccattttcctttctttttctttttctttttcttttctttttttttaatttttattttaaagcaaGATaccatagaaaaaaaattaaaaataaactgtgATAAAAAAATGGTAGAGACCCAACAAACACCCCAATATTTAGCAAAACAATGCaagaaatgaaaactaaaactaaaactcaaTGGATCCAACAAGATCGGGTCCAATAATTCCTTGACCAAAGACTGAGAAGAGGGTGGCCATGGTGGCGGTATGATGTAATCCGATAGTAGTACAGCTGAAAATAAATGTGACTGAAGATGATTGCGTTGAGGTTGCTGctgaaaatttaattattattatagtgTGGTAGTGTGCTTGGTTGAACGTAGTTTGTGGGAAAACATCGATCTTACATAAATGTATTcttgattgtattttttgcaTGTACTTAagctaaataaataattaaactgtttacgaatatatatatatatacacacataacTCAATGTTTTGAGttcaattcatttatttattgaactctaacctAAATTTAGGCTCGTTTATTGAATGAATCAAACTCATATAAACTTGTTTTTGCATGTTTAGGTTTTATAAACcaatataacttaatttttcttattttattaaaagaaacatgatttctttCGTTAATTTGTACAAAATTGATAAGTGATCGACTCTGATGCGTTCTCTGTCtctcatttttaatttatgttatttgATGTTGAAAATGCAATGAGGGAGTTGTTGTTTGGCAAGATTTCCTGGTTGGTTGAAGCCAGTGAACTTTTGTTCTGGTCTCAAGATCATATACAGCTGTTGCCGAATTAGTTCTAAACATTTTACGTGGCTTGTTGGCTTGAATTTAATGGATTTTACGATTATGCGTTAGGTATATCGtgctactattttttatttttgttagctCAATCAGATATATATCATTGTTTAGCAAAGTAGAACATGGATGGcttaatcatttctcatatcAAAAGAAAAGTGCTTCCTCACCCTATGGCTTCTTCCTCCTATCTGCTGTCTCCAATTTAGTCGAATTTTTGCAATAtagaaaatgatatattttataattcttCATGAACTCATGCTAACGGAACTTCTTACTTGGAAAAATCAATATAGCAATGTTGGGCCTTAATTCGAGCCACAATTTCTGGCATGTTAGGTTGCATATATTGCACATTGTCTCAAATCAGTTATAAATGTGTGTATCTGTATTAttggcctctatatataggtcTTTTCTGTACAATACTATGCATGATTTAATATACAATCTTatttttaacatggtatcagagtaacTTTTATGTGGCCTTAACCAAATGACATTGGCGTTTTCCTAGTGTCTCCTTCTTGGCGTACTCGCTGAGCACCTCACAGTTTTTTCACATCCTTCATGCGCCTCCACGAGCCTCGGTATGTGCTGTCAGTGTCTTCTTAGCCTTCCTcgaaccaaattttgaaaatctaAAACCAAATACAGGTTTGTAAGGTATAGATCTATCGATATGTGGAAGACTCATCTTCACTGACCTTTGCACACTAGGGGTGAAAAGGCGGACAGTTAATAATTGCATACTAACTGCCTAACTACTAACCGCCTACCccaatatatatagaacaaaatTGCTTCATATGGGGTTTTAAATGACACCATacatttggtaaaaaaaaaaaaaaaaaaaaaaaaaaaaaaaaaaaaaaaaaaatcttaaataaacccaaaaaagaGGTCCAATGAAGGCCTAACACCTAAAAATAAGTCTAAAATGCCAAAATATAATAGTAGTTATGTGGTGTAGTTATAGTTGGTAACCACCTAAGTTGTGGCGGTTAcagttataaaaatagaataaaggCGATTACGGTTAGCAGTTAGCGGTTAGCAGTTAGAGGCAATAACTGCTAACCGTAATTGATTTTTCACCCATATTGCACGCACCTCCACATGGTATCGGCAGTAAGTAAATGAGCCTCACACGCCGCCACCATACCTATTTTCAGCAAAATAACCACCAAAAGTGATTTTTCAGCCCCAGATCGATGGATATGTGCAGTTTCAGCCATTCTCGCTATTGCACACACCCGAACGCGTCAACTAACTTTGTTGCTGGCTCTCCCATGCGCAACCACCTGTCTGTGACATACCTCACATGCTAACACGTGTTGGCGACCAGAGTACATGCACTAGAAGACACATTGGTCCGTCATCTTCATGCGCACCACGCGTGCTTCACTGATCCAGGTGACCTGGTCAACCTATGTCAGGTCCGTTTAGCCCAATCCATCTACCGGGTTCGATTCGGTCTGTTGGGATTCAAGCCAAACCAGCCCAACCATCAACCTAGTCTATCAGGTTGAGGTCCGTTCATCAGGGTTTAGCTCATATCGACCCGACCATCAACCTGGTCCACAGGGTTTAGGTCGTTTGGACCCACTATCAACCCAGTGCAACGCATTTTGGGCCAAATCGACCCGGCCACTCTCAGCAGGCTTCACTCATTTGTTGCTCTTTACGCCACTTCGCTTGAGTCTCCAAATTCTGTTCAATCTAGGTATCCTGCAAATACTCCACTACATGACTTTTGCTGATCCATCTGAGTAAGATTTCTCCCATCCCATCTTGAGGATTGTCATTGCTTTCATGCTTTAGCTGCTTTGCATGAACTTCACTTCTATCATGAGGCATCCGCTAACCCTTTTTAGTAAGCTGTTATGAAAGGGGAACTTGGTGCTATATACAAGAATCGTACTTGGGGATCTAGTTGACTTGCCTCCATAAAAGTTTGTTGTCGAGTGTAAATGGGTCTGCAAAATTAAGACTTGTTCAAATTGTGCTATTGCCAAGTACAATGGCCAAAGGTTTTACTTAGAAGTATAGTGTAGATTATGAATAGACCTTTGCTCCTGTTACTTGCCTCtcttttgtttatgcttttctAGCTGTTGTTGCCTCTCGCCATTGGTCTATTTTTAACATGGTTATAAAAAATGCATTCCTTAATGGTGATCTGAGCAAAGAAGTCTATATGCATCCACTTCTTAGACTTTCCCATCCTCCAAACAAGTTTTGTCATCTCCGTCGAGCTCTATATAGACATAAGCAAGCTCCTCGATCTTTGTTTGCTAAATTTAGTACCACTGTCTCTAGTCTTGGATACTTTATCATCTCCTATGATTCAACCTTGTTTCTTCATTGCATAGATTAAGGCACCATTCTTCTATTGTATGTTGAAGACATGATTATCAATAGAGACGACCTAGTTGGTATTCAGGTGCTAAAACAGTTTCTTAGTCTGCATTTTCAGATTAAGGATCTTGGCCCTTTCAACTATTTTCTTAGTCTTGAGATTTCCTCTTCTTCTAATGTTACTATTTGACACAGGTCAAATACATCTCTAATCTGCTATCATAGGCCAATCTTATAAATAGTTTGATCGCCGACACGGCGATTGAGCTTAATGCTCGTCTCAATCCTCATGATGGCGAACTTTTTTGTGATTATACTTTGTATCGGCATTTGGTTTGCAGTCTTGTTTGTCTTACTATCACTCGGCTTGATATCTCATGTGTTGTCTATTTGGTGAGTCAGTTCATGGATGCTTCACGCTCAACTCATTTTGCGGGCGTGCTTCATATCTTCGGTACCTCAAGGGGACATTATTTCATGGTCTCCATTTCTCCTCTCAGTCCATTCTTCAGTTGCGTGCTTATACTAATGCTGATTGGGCAGGTGATCCTACAGATCGCCTCCCTACTACTGGTTACTGGTTACTGTTTCCTATTTGGCACATATCTTATTTCTTGGCAATGTAAGAAATAGATTGTTGTTGCTCGATCTAGTACTGAGGCATAATATCATTCTCTAGCTAACACCACCTCGGAGCTTCTTTGGCTATAATGGCTATTACAGGATATGcgtttctctctctcctttgcTACTCTTATATGTTGCGACAATAGGAATGCTATTTAAATTGTCCataatgatgtttttcatgaacggGCCAAAAatattgagattgattgtcaTTTCGTccgtcatcatcttcttctgGGCTCACTGTAGCTTCATTCTATTACATCTCATGATCAGCTAGTGAATCTCCTCACAAGGTTACATCTTGTTTCGCGATCTTGTCTCCAAACTCAAGTTGGTCTCTTGCATTCAACCTTGAGTTCAAGGGGGGCTATTAAGTTAGATATATTGTATATAGTCCCACAATGGCTATTGGTGTATGTATGTATTAttgacctctatatatagaccCCTCATGTACAATACTAtgtgtgattcaatatacaATCTTATTCTCAACAtggcaaaaatataaaacttgTCAATCATACACTACCAACTAGCTTGGTACATgttaacattaatttttttgattattaCCGTctactattagcggccacttttgtGTCGCCGCTAAAAAGTTGGACGCTAATGAAGCAAATTCTTGTAGTGGTTGCAATTCTAGTTTCTACCATTGGCCTCATCGTTACTAGAACTTGTCAATCATACGCTAATAGtctctaataataattttaagggtTGACTCTCTTGGTCAGATCTTCATCTCTCTTCTGGTTGTTGCTAAAATCTCATGTATAAAAGTTGTTGACATGATTACTTCTGCTGTTATTCTAGATGTAGAGAATGCTTTATAATATATACATTAACTTGTTCAATTCAACTAAGCTTTAGTTCCAATTAAATTGGGGTTGTTGTTAATCGGAGACAGCTACATGTATTTTGTTTCTACGACTCTGTGTCATATTTAAGGCAAAGTCTCTATCGCCTGGTTATTTAACATGTTGGTTTGGAATTCGTCAGTTTTATGTGCAGAAATAATCTGAAGTCTGAGGAATgtgatttcattttttgtccCATTGAGGTTGAGGCTATATCGTCTTCTAAAcggattttgtttttcttatataGAGCATCATTAATGTAAATCATAGTTCTCTTAAcccaaattaattttaattttaagcaACATTTGTTAATTCATTTTCTCAAGTTCATGCGGTTTTTGCATAGTGGCTGGCCATCCTTTCTGTCATAGTTGGTCAGCCACATGAGGCAATATATCTAAAAATACAATTGTTGTTTAAGTATGGATGTTGACAGACATTATTGAGAAGGAAGAAAGggaatttaaaattattgcAAAGTGGGAAAATGGCGTTTAAAAGGAATGGTTTAATAGGATTTATGATCTGGATATATAAGCCAATATCCAATCAATGATTGAAATATGGACATacatttcttacaaattaacttttaaaagtgatatatgtccttataatattatgtttagcAGATGAAAGACTCAAAATGACTCTTTGTATTAGTGAGAGTTTAATGGGTTTGCTTTAGCTCAATGGAACTTCCACCACCCTTAAACAAGGGTTGGTGGGAGAGAGATCATGTGTTCTTATCCCAGTGGGTGCAAGAGTTAATTTATTgaatcaaaatgaaaaaaaaaaaaaagagagctaGAGCGTAAAAGATTCATGAGGTATAGCCCATAAAATTGAAAAGGGGTTTATCACGAAACAAAATCCACTCGGACTTTTTATCGTAACCTTTTTCCTTACAAAGATTTTCAATGTCGGATAGTTGTAGTTGTTTTGCATGGCAATATCATTAAGATTTTTCATCATTATTTGTCATGAACATACATTGTGTTGAATGTTTAATGTGATCACATTCAGTTAAGTTAGCTGAATGGTCCCTCTCAATCATGACGTAGAAAATTTAAATGTtgacttttttatttgaaatgtcATTTCATTTGTTTATAACATGTGGGATTTTGTAAGGTAAACCTCGTCAAGTTTAGAGAATGCGAAATGCTAGATAATATATTTCTATCcaacatttattaaataaggtTGACGCGGCAATCCCCAACTAACTATTGtattaatcattattaaataataaaaaaatcccaTAGTTGATTTGAAGTGTTACCTTAACATTGTTAGATAATTGTAGGATATAAGTATAATATCtagcattattcttaaaaaatatgGAGATAAAATGCATGATAACCGTCCAGGAGTAACTGGTGTATACTATGCTGTAAtatcatttttatcaaattggtcATAACCATCCAGTTTTTGCGTTCCCATTTGAGTAAATGAGCAGATCATGAGAAGTGTGAAGGTGTTGGTTCGTCTGAAGAGGATCAAGACAACAGCGCTGGGGAAACAGAATTGCCTGAGATTGATCCACGTGCTGAAGACCGTGAACTGAAAAACCACCTATTGAGGAAGTATAGTGGTTACCTAAGCAGCCTCAAGCAAGAGCtttccaagaagaagaagaaaggcaaGCTGCCCAAAGATGCCAGACAAAAGCTACTTAGTTGGTGGGAATTGCACTACAAATGGCCTTATCCTTCGGTATGTGtaacccaccccccccccccccttcaaACTGAACTATAACGTCTTTCACAAATTGCCTATTAATTTGTGTTAAATACACAGGAGACCGAAAAGGTGGCATTAGCTGAATCAACAGGTTTAGAccagaaacaaataaataattggttCATCAACCAAAGAAAACGGCACTGGAAACCTTCTGAAGACATGCAGTTTATGGTGATGGATGGACTGCATCCACAGAATGCGACTATCTACATGGATGGCCATTACATGGGTGATGGTCATTACCGTTTGGGACCTTGAGCAACGATTCTCTTCCATCCATGGTTGTTATTTAAGTTGTAATGGTTTTATATAAATCAAATATAACGGAGAATTGTGTAGTAGTAAGGCCTCGTGAATTCAGTCATCGATCGGTATGATTTAGTGAAAGCTAGCTTTTTTTACAAGCAATGCCACCAGTATAAATTAGGTGAAAGCTAGTGATCCGTTGCTGGTGGTGATCATTCAAGATGGAGTACTACAGTAGTAATTGTGCCATTTACATCAATTTGGGATGCTTTTATTTGTTTCCAGTGTGGTAGAGGATCCGGAGCCCCAGTGTGTTACTTTGCTGTATGTGATTTGAATTATGTAAGGAGGTAATAGGGCAGAGACATTTTAATTTGGAGCATTTGTACTGTAAACCCTTATGCATATCTGTAAAGGCAACTGTTAGCCGGTAAGTGTATATAGTGAGAAGAAACTGAATATGAAGTTAATGAGGGTGCAATATTATTAGTCCATCTCTTTTGggtctttttttgtttttctttagctTGTGCTTCAAATCTGCAGGCAGATTGTTAGAAATATAAGGTTTCTTGCCATATCAAGAGTGGTGACTTCCATGCTCATTTGTGGTTGGATTATTAGCCTGAGGATGTCCTTGCTCCCTGTCCAAGAAGGGGGCTAGACCATCATGTGAGAGTTTAtagaatatttttcatattataatgtatttttttaggtATTTATCTCAGCAATCTATAAGTAATCGATCAAATTTCCAATATTTGGTTATCTTTACTATTTCACATCACCtacaatatattttctttatatatagacTCCTCTCTCTAAGACAATTGTATTCAAGCCATTCAATAACATTGGAGTCGTATCCGTGTCTTCCTCATGGTTGATGTGAAGAAACTCAAAGGAAGGTTGAAGACAAGTGTTTTGGAAGGATAATCCCTTTGGAGTAGAAATCTAGGaggaaaacaaagagaatagATTGTCAGAAAAAATGA is a window of Alnus glutinosa chromosome 4, dhAlnGlut1.1, whole genome shotgun sequence DNA encoding:
- the LOC133866697 gene encoding homeobox protein knotted-1-like 2 is translated as MEEYNNHLNENSAPRGNFLYASPVLAVNSSGYGRTSSGSNVGNQQTQMPINSFPLQSGGECFQSESHPIVKTEATTSQHVQKFHYPLMRVQQQHQQQQGNENSGDVEDIKAKIMAHPQYSNLLEAYMDCQKVGAPAEVVARLSAARQEYEARQRSSVTSRETSKDPELDQFMEAYYDMLVKYRDELARPMQEAMDFMRRIETQLNMLSNGPVRIFSSDHEKCEGVGSSEEDQDNSAGETELPEIDPRAEDRELKNHLLRKYSGYLSSLKQELSKKKKKGKLPKDARQKLLSWWELHYKWPYPSETEKVALAESTGLDQKQINNWFINQRKRHWKPSEDMQFMVMDGLHPQNATIYMDGHYMGDGHYRLGP